A genomic window from Salvia miltiorrhiza cultivar Shanhuang (shh) chromosome 5, IMPLAD_Smil_shh, whole genome shotgun sequence includes:
- the LOC130986576 gene encoding auxilin-like protein 1 isoform X1, which translates to MESLSRPPQRRKHSAARSASTSSFSLNNPYGDVLLSRGAEKAKFQPHEYAEIFSGSTSIPVLDLSGLTQPAGFRNSELDYSNIFGGAKGGDVAVCHEQLFNGVVKTNKTRRIPADAESPFQEHGSLNASGKAKSSLGANGLPVDGIKQQFNVSFNKISQRSSNESNGKTHIAQLQAVPGFTHFVDDGTPQSQKKEGERPVLLVKREVSRTWSFNSGIDATIIKGGLSSEKSHTPDKSCLPSFASNETAGENSPPLFDEELDENSDAAVSIAALKKAIEQAQESMRLAKLIMQKKREGIKDGSRARRSKGRSKVEDKKETRTEHASGGPKENNVMGKNQRLNPTFPVFIGVDGKSAPILSHSDNLLNARKTDVETVRENFEPANAHGDAFMDVDKKFTSSCSRSGSCNTDIKDELENIMQNVGASESHGETTNYTGSVETVVLESGKLDCNDNSVCSTTKAVPCLDHMETGHEALEQRESTTHQAERHEVFSRRAEGEANTSPSVQELEQGPNEEAVEQCQATVSPVKGPANLVERVLIVSGSTQEHGKITHGGGHSRINQENELTEGSGGIADKEMCEMKFVGNEELYLTEKNMVDEADIGKQRENVSEWQEDGQDVKCSDGGEIGLVAKEEILWFESEVQLEEPGIFPVVGEAATEMCMVLKPEIDDERPNFEEDIQTVSGEYEDYGIAIRRMDAAESEAIETIQIGTNTDSEVQNGRIPLEVEELNHTDGAAGRRNHLQDNGQELNDSASERDTSEAFAVHSNDRGTISSDNHGMHTTTFFSETPEPCNVDFNNKAGEHQALLRGCEDNYSLPRETEIFWEVEENGAGKQFELEPNNMPGTDIFGACASAEKCTESQLNNTYKRFSSDSKSTSDVLTYKDHEKTLPNNEDMLKTATEIHNTAQEYAANINMQNFLEGHVCTANQVQGIDNTDVKPDLRQNSENREESQSTYSVESEDEVSAHESPACRNDAKEDSLNKEEITGDLDMKSDERVHAGLRSEWLNSKDQSHLSQTNCKPKEMDESVEAERNIKTGQDMEENVQNLGRTSISEKPDAKQNEQKCEIDSWQRIEAIRRGREQEKDRIARLISEWVNSEDQSHLSQTNCKSKEIDKSVEAERNIKTGQDMEENVQNLGRTSTPEKPDAKLNEQKCEIDSWQRIEAIRRGGEQEKDRIARLVSEWVNSKDQSHLSQTNCKPKEMDISVEAERDIKTGQDMEENVQNLGRTSASEKQDSKRNEQKYERDSWQRIEAIRRGREQEKDRIAVEREREKDRIAVDRAIREVRERAFAEARERAERAAVEKAAAEAQQRVTGQVREKTVKASVDTKPSVDKASIEAKLRVERAAVERATAEARERALEKAMSQKTSMGARGHAAKYSAERPSSSSRNDGLKHSFSYSDLEKSDGATSESAQRRKARLERHQRIMERAAKALAEKNTRDLLAQKEQAERSRLAESLDADIKRWATGKEGNLRALLSTLQYILGPESAWQPVSLTEIVTAAAVKKAYRKATLCVHPDKLQQRGASIQQKYICEKIFDLLKAAWNRFNSEEN; encoded by the exons CATTCTCTCTCAACAACCCCTACGGCGACGTTCTGCTCTCCAGAGGCGCCGAAAAAGCCAAGTTCCAGCCTCACGAATACGCCGAGATTTTCTCCGGTTCTACCTCCATTCCGGTTCTCGATCTTTCCGGTCTGACCCAGCCGGCGGGTTTCCGGAACTCCGAGCTCGATTACTCCAACATTTTTGGTGGTGCCAAAGGTGGTGACGTGGCTGTGTGTCATGAGCAGTTGTTTAATGGCGTTGTTAAGACAAACAAAACGCG TAGGATTCCGGCAGATGCAGAGTCTCCATTTCAAGAACACGGTTCTCTCAATGCTTCAGGAAAGGCCAAAAGCTCATTAGGTGCTAATGGTCTACCTGTTGATGGAATCAAGCAGCAATTTAACGTGTCATTTAACAAGATCAGCCAAAGAAGTAGCAATGAATCGAATGGGAAAACACATATAGCACAGCTCCAAGCTGTTCCTGGTTTTACTCACTTTGTTGATGATGGAACTCCTCAATCTCAGAAGAAAGAAGGGGAAAGGCCTGTTCTTTTAGTGAAACGTGAAGTTAGCCGAACCTGGAGTTTCAATTCTGGCATTGATGCAACCATTATCAAAGGTGGATTAAGTTCCGAAAAGTCACATACACCAGATAAGTCATGTTTACCAAGTTTTGCTTCTAACGAGACTGCTGGTGAAAACTCACCACCACTCTTTGATGAGGAGTTAGATGAAAATTCAGATGCTGCTGTTTCTATTGCTGCCTTGAAGAAAGCCATAGAGCAGGCTCAGGAGAGTATGAGGCTTGCTAAACTGATTATgcaaaagaaaagagaaggtaTTAAAGATGGTTCTAGAGCCAGGAGGTCTAAGGGTCGGTCAAAAGTTGAGGATAAGAAGGAAACTAGGACTGAACATGCGTCTGGTGGTCCGAAGGAGAACAATGTGATGGGAAAAAATCAGCGATTAAATCCTACATTCCCTGTGTTCATTGGGGTTGATGGAAAATCTGCTCCAATCCTGAGTCATAGTGACAATCTTCTAAATGCTCGGAAGACTGATGTGGAAACCGTAAGGGAGAATTTTGAACCAGCCAATGCTCATGGAGATGCATTCATGGATGTGGATAAGAAATTTACTTCATCTTGTAGTCGGAGTGGGTCATGTAACACTGACATAAAGGATGAATTGGAAAATATCATGCAAAATGTTGGGGCATCTGAATCACATGGAGAGACAACTAATTATACTGGATCAGTAGAAACTGTAGTTCTGGAATCTGGGAAATTGGACTGCAATGATAACTCAGTATGTTCCACAACTAAAGCTGTGCCTTGCCTTGATCATATGGAAACTGGCCATGAAGCTTTGGAACAGAGAGAGTCAACCACGCATCAAGCAGAAAGGCATGAAGTTTTCTCTAGAAGGGCAGAAGGTGAGGCAAACACTTCTCCAAGTGTGCAAGAGCTGGAACAGGGCCCTAATGAAGAAGCCGTAGAACAGTGTCAGGCAACTGTTAGTCCTGTAAAAGGGCCTGCAAATCTTGTGGAACGAGTTCTAATTGTTTCTGGAAGCACACAAGAGCATGGGAAAATTACGCATGGAGGTGGACATTCAAGGATCAACCAGGAAAATGAACTAACTGAGGGTAGTGGCGGCATTGCGGATAAGGAAATGTGTGAAATGAAATTTGTGGGGAATGAGGAATTGTATTTGACCGAGAAAAACATGGTGGATGAAGCAGACATTGGTAAGCAGCGTGAAAATGTCTCTGAGTGGCAAGAAGATGGCCAAGATGTAAAATGTAGTGATGGAGGCGAAATTGGATTGGTAGCCAAAGAGGAGATTCTATGGTTCGAGAGTGAAGTACAGCTGGAGGAGCCTGGAATCTTTCCAGTAGTTGGAGAAGCTGCGACCGAGATGTGCATGGTTCTCAAGCCAGAAATTGATGATGAGAGACCGAACTTTGAAGAAGACATTCAAACTGTATCTGGAGAATACGAGGATTATGGAATTGCAATTAGACGTATGGATGCGGCTGAAAGTGAAGCAATTGAGACCATACAGATAGGAACAAATACTGATTCGGAAGTTCAGAATGGTAGAATTCCTTTGGAGGTTGAGGAATTAAATCATACTGATGGAGCAGCAGGTAGAAGGAACCATCTTCAGGACAATGGTCAAGAACTAAATGATTCTGCTTCTGAAAGGGATACTAGTGAAGCCTTTGCTGTCCATTCTAATGATCGTGGTACAATTTCCAGTGATAATCATGGTATGCATACTACAACCTTCTTCAGTGAGACTCCAGAACCTTGTAATGTTGACTTCAACAACAAAGCCGGAGAACATCAAGCACTTCTTAGAGGCTGCGAAGATAACTATAGCTTGCCTCGAGAAACTGAAATATTTTGGGAAGTTGAGGAAAATGGGGCCGGAAAACAGTTTGAGCTGGAGCCAAATAACATGCCTGGAACAGATATCTTCGGTGCATGTGCCTCTGCAGAGAAGTGTACTGAAAGCCAACTGAACAACACTTATAAAAGGTTCTCTTCTGATAGCAAGTCTACCAGTGACGTTTTAACTTATAAAGATCATGAGAAAACACTGCCAAACAATGAGGATATGCTCAAGACAGCTACTGAGATTCATAATACTGCTCAAGAGTATGCTGCTAACATCAATATGCAAAATTTTCTCGAGGGACATGTTTGTACTGCTAACCAAGTTCAAGGAATTGATAACACAGATGTAAAGCCAGATCTGCGACAAAATTCAGAGAACAGAGAAGAATCTCAATCAACCTACTCTGTTGAAAGTGAAGATGAGGTATCTGCTCATGAGTCTCCAGCTTGTAGAAATGATGCAAAAGAGGATTCCTTAAACAAGGAAGAAATAACAGGTGATCTTGATATGAAGTCTGATGAAAGAGTACATGCTGGATTACGAAGTGAATGGCTCAACTCCAAGGACCAAAGTCACCTTTCTCAAACAAATTGTAAACCTAAAGAGATGGACGAATCTGTGGAAGCTgaaagaaatataaaaacagGTCAAGATATGGAAGAGAATGTCCAGAATCTCGGTAGAACCTCCATCTCAGAAAAGCCAGATGCCAAACAAAATGAGCAGAAGTGTGAGATAGATTCTTGGCAAAGGATTGAAGCCATTAGGAGGGGCAGAGAACAGGAAAAAGATAGAATTGCTAGATTAATAAGTGAATGGGTGAACTCCGAGGACCAAAGTCACCTCTCTCAAACAAATTGTAAATCTAAAGAGATTGACAAATCCGTGGAAGCTgaaagaaatataaaaacagGTCAAGATATGGAAGAGAATGTTCAGAATCTCGGGAGAACCTCCACCCCAGAAAAGCCAGATGCCAAACTAAATGAGCAGAAGTGTGAGATAGATTCTTGGCAAAGGATTGAAGCCATTAGGAGGGGCGGAGAACAGGAAAAAGATAGAATTGCTAGATTAGTAAGTGAATGGGTGAACTCCAAGGACCAAAGTCACCTCTCTCAAACAAATTGTAAACCTAAAGAGATGGACATATCTGTGGAAGCTGAAAGAGATATAAAAACAGGTCAAGATATGGAAGAGAATGTCCAGAATCTCGGGAGAACCTCCGCCTCAGAAAAGCAAGATTCCAAACGAAATGAGCAGAAATATGAGAGAGATTCTTGGCAAAGGATTGAAGCCATTAGGAGGGGCAGAGAACAGGAAAAAGATAGAATTGCTGTTGAGAGAGAACGGGAAAAAGATAGAATTGCTGTTGATAGAGCAATCCGAGAAGTACGTGAGAGAGCTTTTGCTGAAGCTCGAGAAAGAGCAGAACGAGCTGCTGTGGAGAAAGCAGCAGCTGAAGCTCAACAAAGAGTTACGGGGCAGGTGCGGGAAAAGACTGTGAAGGCATCAGTAGATACTAAGCCATCAGTTGATAAGGCATCCATTGAAGCCAAGCTCAGAGTGGAACGTGCTGCCGTAGAAAGAGCCACAGCAGAGGCACGTGAACGTGCTCTAGAGAAAGCAATGTCTCAAAAAACTTCCATGGGGGCAAGAGGACATGCTGCAAAATATTCTGCAGAAAGGCCTTCTAGTTCTTCCAGAAATGATGGATTGAAACACAGTTTCTCATACTCT GATTTGGAGAAATCTGATGGAGCTACCAGTGAATCAGCACAGAGACGTAAAGCAAGGTTAGAGAGACATCAGAGAATAATGGAGCGAGCG GCAAAGGCCCTTGCTGAGAAGAATACGCGCGATCTTCTTGCCCAGAAAGAGCAGGCTGAGAGAAGT AGATTAGCTGAATCTCTTGATGCTGATATAAAGAGATGGGCCACAGGAAAAGAGGGGAATTTGCGTGCACTACTCTCGACTCTACAATAT ATACTTGGACCGGAAAGCGCCTGGCAGCCCGTCTCACTGACAGAGATTGTAACTGCCGCTGCTGTAAAGAAAGCATACAGGAAGGCAACTCTTTGTGTACATCCTGACAAATTACAGCAACGAGGAGCTAGCATTCAACAAAAATACATATGTGAAAAGATTTTTGATCTTCTGAAG GCAGCATGGAACAGGTTCAATTCAGAGGAAAATTGA
- the LOC130986576 gene encoding auxilin-like protein 1 isoform X2, with protein MESLSRPPQRRKHSAARSASTSSFSLNNPYGDVLLSRGAEKAKFQPHEYAEIFSGSTSIPVLDLSGLTQPAGFRNSELDYSNIFGGAKGGDVAVCHEQLFNGVVKTNKTRIPADAESPFQEHGSLNASGKAKSSLGANGLPVDGIKQQFNVSFNKISQRSSNESNGKTHIAQLQAVPGFTHFVDDGTPQSQKKEGERPVLLVKREVSRTWSFNSGIDATIIKGGLSSEKSHTPDKSCLPSFASNETAGENSPPLFDEELDENSDAAVSIAALKKAIEQAQESMRLAKLIMQKKREGIKDGSRARRSKGRSKVEDKKETRTEHASGGPKENNVMGKNQRLNPTFPVFIGVDGKSAPILSHSDNLLNARKTDVETVRENFEPANAHGDAFMDVDKKFTSSCSRSGSCNTDIKDELENIMQNVGASESHGETTNYTGSVETVVLESGKLDCNDNSVCSTTKAVPCLDHMETGHEALEQRESTTHQAERHEVFSRRAEGEANTSPSVQELEQGPNEEAVEQCQATVSPVKGPANLVERVLIVSGSTQEHGKITHGGGHSRINQENELTEGSGGIADKEMCEMKFVGNEELYLTEKNMVDEADIGKQRENVSEWQEDGQDVKCSDGGEIGLVAKEEILWFESEVQLEEPGIFPVVGEAATEMCMVLKPEIDDERPNFEEDIQTVSGEYEDYGIAIRRMDAAESEAIETIQIGTNTDSEVQNGRIPLEVEELNHTDGAAGRRNHLQDNGQELNDSASERDTSEAFAVHSNDRGTISSDNHGMHTTTFFSETPEPCNVDFNNKAGEHQALLRGCEDNYSLPRETEIFWEVEENGAGKQFELEPNNMPGTDIFGACASAEKCTESQLNNTYKRFSSDSKSTSDVLTYKDHEKTLPNNEDMLKTATEIHNTAQEYAANINMQNFLEGHVCTANQVQGIDNTDVKPDLRQNSENREESQSTYSVESEDEVSAHESPACRNDAKEDSLNKEEITGDLDMKSDERVHAGLRSEWLNSKDQSHLSQTNCKPKEMDESVEAERNIKTGQDMEENVQNLGRTSISEKPDAKQNEQKCEIDSWQRIEAIRRGREQEKDRIARLISEWVNSEDQSHLSQTNCKSKEIDKSVEAERNIKTGQDMEENVQNLGRTSTPEKPDAKLNEQKCEIDSWQRIEAIRRGGEQEKDRIARLVSEWVNSKDQSHLSQTNCKPKEMDISVEAERDIKTGQDMEENVQNLGRTSASEKQDSKRNEQKYERDSWQRIEAIRRGREQEKDRIAVEREREKDRIAVDRAIREVRERAFAEARERAERAAVEKAAAEAQQRVTGQVREKTVKASVDTKPSVDKASIEAKLRVERAAVERATAEARERALEKAMSQKTSMGARGHAAKYSAERPSSSSRNDGLKHSFSYSDLEKSDGATSESAQRRKARLERHQRIMERAAKALAEKNTRDLLAQKEQAERSRLAESLDADIKRWATGKEGNLRALLSTLQYILGPESAWQPVSLTEIVTAAAVKKAYRKATLCVHPDKLQQRGASIQQKYICEKIFDLLKAAWNRFNSEEN; from the exons CATTCTCTCTCAACAACCCCTACGGCGACGTTCTGCTCTCCAGAGGCGCCGAAAAAGCCAAGTTCCAGCCTCACGAATACGCCGAGATTTTCTCCGGTTCTACCTCCATTCCGGTTCTCGATCTTTCCGGTCTGACCCAGCCGGCGGGTTTCCGGAACTCCGAGCTCGATTACTCCAACATTTTTGGTGGTGCCAAAGGTGGTGACGTGGCTGTGTGTCATGAGCAGTTGTTTAATGGCGTTGTTAAGACAAACAAAACGCG GATTCCGGCAGATGCAGAGTCTCCATTTCAAGAACACGGTTCTCTCAATGCTTCAGGAAAGGCCAAAAGCTCATTAGGTGCTAATGGTCTACCTGTTGATGGAATCAAGCAGCAATTTAACGTGTCATTTAACAAGATCAGCCAAAGAAGTAGCAATGAATCGAATGGGAAAACACATATAGCACAGCTCCAAGCTGTTCCTGGTTTTACTCACTTTGTTGATGATGGAACTCCTCAATCTCAGAAGAAAGAAGGGGAAAGGCCTGTTCTTTTAGTGAAACGTGAAGTTAGCCGAACCTGGAGTTTCAATTCTGGCATTGATGCAACCATTATCAAAGGTGGATTAAGTTCCGAAAAGTCACATACACCAGATAAGTCATGTTTACCAAGTTTTGCTTCTAACGAGACTGCTGGTGAAAACTCACCACCACTCTTTGATGAGGAGTTAGATGAAAATTCAGATGCTGCTGTTTCTATTGCTGCCTTGAAGAAAGCCATAGAGCAGGCTCAGGAGAGTATGAGGCTTGCTAAACTGATTATgcaaaagaaaagagaaggtaTTAAAGATGGTTCTAGAGCCAGGAGGTCTAAGGGTCGGTCAAAAGTTGAGGATAAGAAGGAAACTAGGACTGAACATGCGTCTGGTGGTCCGAAGGAGAACAATGTGATGGGAAAAAATCAGCGATTAAATCCTACATTCCCTGTGTTCATTGGGGTTGATGGAAAATCTGCTCCAATCCTGAGTCATAGTGACAATCTTCTAAATGCTCGGAAGACTGATGTGGAAACCGTAAGGGAGAATTTTGAACCAGCCAATGCTCATGGAGATGCATTCATGGATGTGGATAAGAAATTTACTTCATCTTGTAGTCGGAGTGGGTCATGTAACACTGACATAAAGGATGAATTGGAAAATATCATGCAAAATGTTGGGGCATCTGAATCACATGGAGAGACAACTAATTATACTGGATCAGTAGAAACTGTAGTTCTGGAATCTGGGAAATTGGACTGCAATGATAACTCAGTATGTTCCACAACTAAAGCTGTGCCTTGCCTTGATCATATGGAAACTGGCCATGAAGCTTTGGAACAGAGAGAGTCAACCACGCATCAAGCAGAAAGGCATGAAGTTTTCTCTAGAAGGGCAGAAGGTGAGGCAAACACTTCTCCAAGTGTGCAAGAGCTGGAACAGGGCCCTAATGAAGAAGCCGTAGAACAGTGTCAGGCAACTGTTAGTCCTGTAAAAGGGCCTGCAAATCTTGTGGAACGAGTTCTAATTGTTTCTGGAAGCACACAAGAGCATGGGAAAATTACGCATGGAGGTGGACATTCAAGGATCAACCAGGAAAATGAACTAACTGAGGGTAGTGGCGGCATTGCGGATAAGGAAATGTGTGAAATGAAATTTGTGGGGAATGAGGAATTGTATTTGACCGAGAAAAACATGGTGGATGAAGCAGACATTGGTAAGCAGCGTGAAAATGTCTCTGAGTGGCAAGAAGATGGCCAAGATGTAAAATGTAGTGATGGAGGCGAAATTGGATTGGTAGCCAAAGAGGAGATTCTATGGTTCGAGAGTGAAGTACAGCTGGAGGAGCCTGGAATCTTTCCAGTAGTTGGAGAAGCTGCGACCGAGATGTGCATGGTTCTCAAGCCAGAAATTGATGATGAGAGACCGAACTTTGAAGAAGACATTCAAACTGTATCTGGAGAATACGAGGATTATGGAATTGCAATTAGACGTATGGATGCGGCTGAAAGTGAAGCAATTGAGACCATACAGATAGGAACAAATACTGATTCGGAAGTTCAGAATGGTAGAATTCCTTTGGAGGTTGAGGAATTAAATCATACTGATGGAGCAGCAGGTAGAAGGAACCATCTTCAGGACAATGGTCAAGAACTAAATGATTCTGCTTCTGAAAGGGATACTAGTGAAGCCTTTGCTGTCCATTCTAATGATCGTGGTACAATTTCCAGTGATAATCATGGTATGCATACTACAACCTTCTTCAGTGAGACTCCAGAACCTTGTAATGTTGACTTCAACAACAAAGCCGGAGAACATCAAGCACTTCTTAGAGGCTGCGAAGATAACTATAGCTTGCCTCGAGAAACTGAAATATTTTGGGAAGTTGAGGAAAATGGGGCCGGAAAACAGTTTGAGCTGGAGCCAAATAACATGCCTGGAACAGATATCTTCGGTGCATGTGCCTCTGCAGAGAAGTGTACTGAAAGCCAACTGAACAACACTTATAAAAGGTTCTCTTCTGATAGCAAGTCTACCAGTGACGTTTTAACTTATAAAGATCATGAGAAAACACTGCCAAACAATGAGGATATGCTCAAGACAGCTACTGAGATTCATAATACTGCTCAAGAGTATGCTGCTAACATCAATATGCAAAATTTTCTCGAGGGACATGTTTGTACTGCTAACCAAGTTCAAGGAATTGATAACACAGATGTAAAGCCAGATCTGCGACAAAATTCAGAGAACAGAGAAGAATCTCAATCAACCTACTCTGTTGAAAGTGAAGATGAGGTATCTGCTCATGAGTCTCCAGCTTGTAGAAATGATGCAAAAGAGGATTCCTTAAACAAGGAAGAAATAACAGGTGATCTTGATATGAAGTCTGATGAAAGAGTACATGCTGGATTACGAAGTGAATGGCTCAACTCCAAGGACCAAAGTCACCTTTCTCAAACAAATTGTAAACCTAAAGAGATGGACGAATCTGTGGAAGCTgaaagaaatataaaaacagGTCAAGATATGGAAGAGAATGTCCAGAATCTCGGTAGAACCTCCATCTCAGAAAAGCCAGATGCCAAACAAAATGAGCAGAAGTGTGAGATAGATTCTTGGCAAAGGATTGAAGCCATTAGGAGGGGCAGAGAACAGGAAAAAGATAGAATTGCTAGATTAATAAGTGAATGGGTGAACTCCGAGGACCAAAGTCACCTCTCTCAAACAAATTGTAAATCTAAAGAGATTGACAAATCCGTGGAAGCTgaaagaaatataaaaacagGTCAAGATATGGAAGAGAATGTTCAGAATCTCGGGAGAACCTCCACCCCAGAAAAGCCAGATGCCAAACTAAATGAGCAGAAGTGTGAGATAGATTCTTGGCAAAGGATTGAAGCCATTAGGAGGGGCGGAGAACAGGAAAAAGATAGAATTGCTAGATTAGTAAGTGAATGGGTGAACTCCAAGGACCAAAGTCACCTCTCTCAAACAAATTGTAAACCTAAAGAGATGGACATATCTGTGGAAGCTGAAAGAGATATAAAAACAGGTCAAGATATGGAAGAGAATGTCCAGAATCTCGGGAGAACCTCCGCCTCAGAAAAGCAAGATTCCAAACGAAATGAGCAGAAATATGAGAGAGATTCTTGGCAAAGGATTGAAGCCATTAGGAGGGGCAGAGAACAGGAAAAAGATAGAATTGCTGTTGAGAGAGAACGGGAAAAAGATAGAATTGCTGTTGATAGAGCAATCCGAGAAGTACGTGAGAGAGCTTTTGCTGAAGCTCGAGAAAGAGCAGAACGAGCTGCTGTGGAGAAAGCAGCAGCTGAAGCTCAACAAAGAGTTACGGGGCAGGTGCGGGAAAAGACTGTGAAGGCATCAGTAGATACTAAGCCATCAGTTGATAAGGCATCCATTGAAGCCAAGCTCAGAGTGGAACGTGCTGCCGTAGAAAGAGCCACAGCAGAGGCACGTGAACGTGCTCTAGAGAAAGCAATGTCTCAAAAAACTTCCATGGGGGCAAGAGGACATGCTGCAAAATATTCTGCAGAAAGGCCTTCTAGTTCTTCCAGAAATGATGGATTGAAACACAGTTTCTCATACTCT GATTTGGAGAAATCTGATGGAGCTACCAGTGAATCAGCACAGAGACGTAAAGCAAGGTTAGAGAGACATCAGAGAATAATGGAGCGAGCG GCAAAGGCCCTTGCTGAGAAGAATACGCGCGATCTTCTTGCCCAGAAAGAGCAGGCTGAGAGAAGT AGATTAGCTGAATCTCTTGATGCTGATATAAAGAGATGGGCCACAGGAAAAGAGGGGAATTTGCGTGCACTACTCTCGACTCTACAATAT ATACTTGGACCGGAAAGCGCCTGGCAGCCCGTCTCACTGACAGAGATTGTAACTGCCGCTGCTGTAAAGAAAGCATACAGGAAGGCAACTCTTTGTGTACATCCTGACAAATTACAGCAACGAGGAGCTAGCATTCAACAAAAATACATATGTGAAAAGATTTTTGATCTTCTGAAG GCAGCATGGAACAGGTTCAATTCAGAGGAAAATTGA